In candidate division KSB1 bacterium, one DNA window encodes the following:
- a CDS encoding arsenate reductase ArsC, translated as MSQKQRVIFVCTHNSARSQMAEGLLRHLAGDRYEVYSAGTVATKVNPLAIKAMAEKGIDISHHTSDHIDKYMGIAFDYVITVCDNAKETCPYFPTNKTRWHWSFEDPAAATGTEEERLARFREIRDQIEQRLQILL; from the coding sequence ATGAGCCAAAAACAGCGTGTCATTTTTGTTTGCACCCACAACTCCGCCCGCAGCCAAATGGCCGAAGGCCTGCTGCGCCATCTCGCCGGCGACCGCTATGAAGTTTATAGCGCCGGCACGGTGGCGACCAAAGTCAACCCGTTGGCGATCAAGGCGATGGCCGAAAAGGGCATCGACATTTCCCACCACACTTCGGATCATATCGACAAGTATATGGGGATAGCATTCGACTACGTGATTACAGTGTGTGACAACGCCAAGGAGACCTGCCCCTATTTTCCCACGAACAAAACTAGATGGCACTGGAGCTTTGAGGATCCCGCAGCGGCCACGGGAACGGAGGAGGAAAGACTGGCGAGGTTTCGCGAGATTCGTGATCAGATTGAACAGCGGCTGCAAATTCTACTGTAG